From Halanaeroarchaeum sulfurireducens, a single genomic window includes:
- a CDS encoding KH domain-containing protein — protein sequence MQHVKIPQERIGVLIGDGGETLRRIEHAAEVQLDVDSENGSVAIEQTGDPLLGMKAADIVEAIGRGFPPEDALTLLDDEMRMFEIIDVGRVARNDNDLRRKKGRLIGENGRTRELMEELTGATVVIYGSTMGVIGSPKEVDVVRKAAEMILDGAPHGTVYSFLERKRVEELKHQGLEYHEYNG from the coding sequence ATGCAACACGTGAAGATTCCGCAGGAGCGCATCGGCGTGCTCATCGGTGACGGCGGGGAGACGCTCCGCCGCATCGAACACGCCGCCGAGGTGCAACTGGACGTCGACTCGGAGAACGGTTCGGTCGCCATCGAGCAGACCGGCGACCCCCTGCTGGGGATGAAGGCGGCCGACATCGTCGAGGCCATCGGTCGCGGTTTCCCGCCGGAGGACGCGTTGACCCTTCTCGACGACGAGATGCGTATGTTCGAGATCATCGACGTCGGTCGCGTGGCCCGCAACGACAACGATCTCCGCCGCAAGAAAGGGCGTCTCATCGGCGAAAACGGGCGGACCCGTGAACTCATGGAGGAACTCACCGGCGCGACGGTCGTCATCTACGGCTCGACGATGGGAGTCATCGGCTCCCCGAAAGAAGTCGATGTCGTCCGGAAGGCGGCCGAGATGATCCTCGACGGTGCCCCACACGGGACCGTCTACTCCTTCCTCGAACGCAAGCGCGTCGAGGAACTCAAACACCAGGGCCTCGAATACCACGAGTACAACGGCTAA
- the rio1 gene encoding serine/threonine-protein kinase Rio1, with protein MTDDDLLDDSEGAPGDEWEEIDVRDTEADRIARERDREFSQFRDQLKDAEDLKLEESVFDEATYAAIYKLVQDGHIVAFGGPISTGKEANVYEALGPEDTDVAVKIYRINASNFQQMRDYLEGDPRFEGIRGDKKSVVLTWTQKEFSNLQRARAAGVRVPEPIAVQRNVLVMELIGEEDDHAPTLHDVAIENPQTAFEVVREYMRRLYDAGLVHGDLSEYNIVVYEGELVVIDIGQAVTIHHPNAGDFLERDCENVAAFFSRLGVDVDGDSLCGYIHENADPRED; from the coding sequence ATGACCGACGACGATCTCCTCGACGACTCGGAGGGGGCACCGGGAGACGAGTGGGAGGAGATCGACGTCAGGGACACCGAAGCCGATCGCATCGCCAGGGAGCGCGACCGCGAATTCTCACAGTTTCGCGACCAGCTCAAGGACGCCGAAGATCTCAAACTCGAGGAGAGCGTCTTCGACGAAGCGACCTACGCCGCCATCTACAAACTGGTCCAGGACGGTCATATCGTCGCCTTTGGGGGCCCCATCTCGACCGGCAAGGAGGCGAACGTCTACGAGGCACTCGGTCCCGAGGACACGGACGTCGCCGTCAAGATCTATCGCATCAACGCCAGCAACTTCCAGCAGATGCGCGACTACCTGGAGGGAGATCCGCGGTTCGAGGGAATTCGCGGGGACAAGAAGTCGGTGGTGCTGACGTGGACCCAAAAGGAGTTCTCGAACCTCCAGCGTGCGCGAGCGGCGGGCGTTCGGGTGCCCGAGCCGATCGCCGTCCAGCGAAACGTCCTCGTCATGGAACTCATCGGGGAGGAGGACGACCACGCCCCGACGCTCCACGACGTCGCTATCGAGAACCCGCAGACGGCCTTCGAGGTCGTTCGGGAGTACATGCGCCGGTTGTACGATGCGGGGCTCGTCCACGGGGATCTCTCGGAGTACAACATCGTGGTGTACGAGGGCGAACTCGTCGTCATCGACATCGGACAGGCGGTCACCATCCACCACCCGAACGCCGGGGACTTCCTCGAACGCGACTGCGAGAACGTCGCCGCCTTCTTCTCCCGACTCGGCGTCGACGTGGACGGCGACTCGCTGTGTGGGTACATCCACGAGAACGCGGACCCACGTGAGGACTGA
- the eif1A gene encoding translation initiation factor eIF-1A produces the protein MTANEGGRKDLRMPDEDEVFAVVENMLGANRVKVRCADGQERTARIPGRMQKRIWIREGDVVLVEPWDWQDEKADIVWRYEKADADQLREEGHIE, from the coding sequence ATGACCGCAAACGAAGGCGGCCGAAAGGACCTTCGGATGCCCGACGAGGACGAGGTCTTCGCCGTCGTGGAGAACATGCTCGGTGCAAATCGCGTCAAGGTACGCTGTGCAGACGGCCAAGAACGGACCGCTCGCATCCCCGGTCGGATGCAAAAACGCATCTGGATCCGCGAAGGCGACGTGGTTCTCGTCGAACCCTGGGACTGGCAGGACGAGAAGGCGGACATCGTCTGGCGCTACGAGAAGGCGGATGCCGACCAGCTTCGCGAAGAAGGGCACATCGAGTAA
- a CDS encoding tyrosine--tRNA ligase — MNTHELMTRNAEEVVTAAEGEALAEDPDGKRAYVGYEPSGVLHLGHLLTANKLIDLQEAGFDIVVLLADVHAYLNGKGTFEEIRETAKQMRAQFLAYGLDETDTEFVYGSSYQLEDDYVLDLHTLEVETTLNRAQRAMAEIQSDETPTVSHVVYPLMQALDIEYLDIDLAVGGLDQRKVHMLARDELPSLGYDVRPALHTPILGDLSTGEGKMSSSEGVTISMEDDREAIEEKVNDAYCPPERDPEGDTVNPVLELFQYHVFPRFDRVVVDRPAEYGGDLEYEDFEALADDLESGELHPADAKTALAEYLDRLIEPGRERLATFRSGE; from the coding sequence ATGAATACCCACGAGCTGATGACGCGGAACGCCGAGGAGGTGGTGACGGCTGCGGAGGGCGAGGCGCTGGCCGAGGACCCCGACGGCAAACGGGCGTACGTCGGGTACGAACCCTCGGGGGTCCTCCACCTGGGACACCTTCTCACGGCGAACAAGCTCATCGACCTGCAGGAGGCGGGTTTCGACATCGTCGTCCTTCTGGCGGACGTTCACGCCTACCTCAACGGGAAGGGAACGTTCGAGGAGATCCGCGAAACGGCCAAACAGATGCGCGCGCAGTTCCTCGCGTACGGGCTCGACGAGACGGACACCGAGTTCGTCTACGGCTCCTCGTACCAACTCGAAGACGACTACGTCCTCGACCTGCACACACTGGAGGTCGAGACGACCCTGAACCGCGCCCAGCGAGCCATGGCCGAGATTCAAAGCGACGAGACGCCGACGGTCTCGCACGTCGTCTACCCGCTCATGCAGGCACTCGACATCGAGTACCTCGACATCGACCTCGCAGTCGGCGGCCTAGACCAGCGAAAAGTCCACATGCTCGCCCGCGACGAACTGCCGAGTCTCGGCTACGACGTCAGGCCGGCGCTCCACACCCCGATCCTGGGCGATCTTTCCACTGGCGAGGGCAAAATGTCATCGAGCGAGGGAGTCACGATCTCGATGGAGGACGACCGCGAGGCAATCGAGGAGAAGGTCAACGACGCCTACTGCCCACCTGAGCGCGATCCCGAGGGCGATACGGTGAACCCCGTACTGGAACTGTTCCAGTACCACGTCTTCCCCCGGTTCGACCGGGTCGTCGTCGATCGGCCGGCGGAGTACGGCGGCGACCTCGAATACGAGGACTTCGAGGCGCTAGCGGACGATCTGGAGAGCGGCGAACTTCACCCGGCGGACGCCAAAACCGCGCTCGCGGAGTACCTCGATCGCCTCATCGAACCGGGCCGCGAACGGCTCGCGACGTTCCGATCCGGCGAGTGA
- a CDS encoding DUF460 domain-containing protein: MSTRTRALDAVVFGVDVQSGDVRGDGPSYALSVFDGESVDRDVVSRRKLLRLVADREPAIVATDNMYELAADKDDLVHLLGALPAATKLVQVTGDERPEPLSRVAARHGVDYGKDPMKEAEAAARLAARNVGYEVSAFTDETRVKVARGRSTGKGGWSEDRYTRRIHGAVKRTAREVETALNDAGLDYDRDATEKYGGFSNAIFTVQAPVAEIPVSEYRSGDTRIEIEPVRRDGIEFRPLAKRRDAVIVGVDPGTTTGLGLVGLDGRVLDVWSSRTADTAEVVEWIIEHGRPVVVAADVTPIPETVEKIRRSFNAARWIPDADLPVDEKLHRTRDASYDNDHERDALSAALFAHDDHADQIERVIRKVPRELDHETVVARVLRDDLSAEAVIEEMTEEETDEESAEATPSPEPSEEQRRIRDLETQVERLQGYVSDLEADLEAKEAEIEEYEAKLSEARREERREVKTRREVSHLRWKNDSLEAELEEERRRADELETKLERLKDLWKLDHSNFADVDTNDDLVSVKPVEKFSLDALRTAEQEYGIARGDIVYLRDASGAGRRTAEQLVEYEPRLVVRDGGGLSDVADRLLFEHEIPVAPAEDITIQQVDELAVARETDVEEAIDAWERRAEQRRREQNAEMVDAIISEHRADRV, from the coding sequence GTGAGTACCCGCACTCGGGCCCTCGACGCGGTGGTCTTCGGGGTCGACGTCCAGAGCGGTGACGTCCGTGGTGACGGTCCCTCCTACGCGCTGAGTGTCTTCGACGGCGAGTCCGTGGACCGCGACGTCGTCTCTCGACGGAAACTCCTCCGGCTGGTGGCCGATCGGGAACCCGCCATCGTGGCGACGGACAACATGTACGAACTGGCGGCGGACAAGGACGATCTGGTCCACTTGCTGGGGGCCCTTCCGGCGGCGACGAAACTCGTGCAGGTCACCGGAGACGAGCGACCGGAACCCCTCTCACGGGTCGCCGCCAGACACGGGGTCGATTACGGAAAGGACCCGATGAAGGAGGCCGAGGCGGCGGCCCGGCTGGCGGCGCGAAACGTGGGCTACGAAGTCTCGGCGTTCACCGACGAGACCCGGGTGAAGGTGGCCCGGGGGCGGTCGACGGGCAAGGGCGGGTGGAGCGAGGACCGGTACACGCGACGCATCCACGGGGCCGTCAAGCGGACTGCTCGCGAGGTGGAGACGGCGCTGAACGATGCCGGACTGGACTACGACCGTGACGCCACCGAGAAGTACGGGGGCTTTTCGAACGCCATTTTCACCGTCCAGGCGCCGGTGGCGGAGATCCCGGTCTCCGAGTATCGCTCCGGCGACACCCGCATCGAGATCGAGCCGGTGCGCCGGGACGGCATCGAGTTTCGCCCCCTCGCCAAGCGTCGGGATGCCGTCATCGTGGGCGTCGATCCCGGGACGACCACCGGCCTCGGTCTGGTGGGTCTCGACGGTCGCGTCCTCGACGTCTGGAGTTCGCGTACCGCCGACACCGCCGAGGTCGTCGAGTGGATCATCGAACACGGTCGTCCCGTCGTCGTCGCGGCCGACGTCACGCCGATTCCGGAGACCGTCGAGAAGATTCGCCGGAGTTTCAACGCCGCCCGGTGGATCCCGGACGCCGACCTGCCGGTCGACGAGAAACTCCACCGGACGCGGGACGCGTCGTACGACAACGATCACGAACGGGACGCGCTGTCGGCGGCGCTCTTCGCACACGACGACCACGCCGATCAGATCGAACGGGTTATCCGAAAGGTACCCCGGGAACTCGATCACGAGACGGTCGTGGCCCGGGTACTTCGCGACGATCTGTCCGCCGAGGCCGTGATCGAGGAGATGACCGAGGAGGAGACGGACGAGGAGTCGGCGGAGGCGACACCGTCTCCAGAACCCAGCGAGGAACAGCGGCGGATCCGCGACCTCGAAACCCAGGTCGAACGCCTCCAGGGGTACGTCTCCGACCTGGAGGCCGATCTCGAGGCGAAGGAAGCCGAAATCGAGGAGTACGAGGCGAAGCTCTCGGAGGCCCGCCGGGAGGAACGCCGCGAGGTCAAGACCCGCCGTGAGGTCTCCCATCTCCGCTGGAAGAACGACTCCCTGGAGGCCGAACTCGAGGAAGAACGCCGGCGCGCCGACGAACTCGAAACGAAACTCGAGCGGCTCAAGGACCTCTGGAAGCTCGACCACTCGAACTTCGCCGACGTGGACACGAACGACGACCTCGTCTCGGTCAAGCCGGTCGAGAAGTTCTCCCTCGACGCCCTCCGGACCGCCGAGCAGGAGTACGGCATCGCCCGAGGCGACATCGTCTATCTGCGTGACGCCAGCGGCGCAGGACGTCGGACGGCCGAGCAACTCGTCGAGTACGAGCCCCGGCTCGTGGTGCGCGACGGCGGGGGACTCTCGGACGTTGCCGACCGTCTGCTCTTCGAGCACGAGATACCGGTTGCGCCGGCCGAGGACATCACCATTCAGCAGGTGGACGAACTGGCCGTCGCCCGGGAGACGGACGTCGAGGAGGCCATCGACGCCTGGGAACGCCGGGCCGAACAGCGACGGAGAGAGCAGAACGCGGAGATGGTCGACGCCATCATCTCCGAGCACCGGGCGGACCGCGTGTAG